From one Amycolatopsis sp. FDAARGOS 1241 genomic stretch:
- a CDS encoding ROK family protein: MNGLWAGVDIGGSNALVVLCDGDGREVASVSAVSGAHLGGEAILDRAAALVTSVAPASALAGVGVGAAGVVEPATGTIVVTGDSFTGWAGTAVNVGLTGRLGGVPVVTENDVNAFLLGELSTSDRHLLGVALGTGVGGAVFVDGALLHGGGTGAGEIGHVGNYGPAPCTCGQTGHLEAYASGRSLARRYALATGLAVRAEVVAEAALAGGQAALTVFTDAGRYLGEAITHACGLLGIATAVVGGSATNSWALLEKPIQEALLAHPLLSGSPVDVRPARGGAKAVALGAVALARSFRPE, translated from the coding sequence GTGAACGGGCTGTGGGCCGGGGTCGACATCGGCGGGTCGAACGCGCTGGTCGTCTTGTGCGACGGCGACGGGCGTGAAGTCGCGTCGGTGTCGGCGGTTTCGGGCGCGCACCTCGGCGGCGAGGCGATCCTCGACCGGGCGGCGGCACTGGTGACGTCGGTGGCGCCCGCTTCTGCCCTGGCCGGGGTGGGCGTCGGCGCGGCGGGGGTGGTCGAGCCGGCGACCGGGACGATCGTGGTCACGGGCGACTCGTTCACGGGCTGGGCGGGCACCGCCGTCAATGTCGGGCTCACCGGGCGGCTGGGCGGCGTGCCGGTGGTGACGGAGAACGACGTGAACGCGTTCCTGCTCGGCGAACTGTCCACTTCGGACCGGCACCTGCTCGGGGTGGCGCTGGGCACGGGCGTCGGCGGGGCCGTGTTCGTCGACGGCGCCTTGCTGCACGGCGGTGGCACGGGGGCGGGCGAGATCGGGCACGTCGGCAACTACGGACCCGCGCCGTGCACGTGCGGGCAAACCGGGCACCTGGAGGCCTACGCGTCGGGGCGGTCGCTGGCGCGCCGCTACGCACTCGCGACCGGCTTGGCCGTGCGCGCGGAGGTGGTGGCGGAGGCGGCGCTGGCGGGCGGCCAGGCGGCGCTGACGGTGTTCACGGACGCCGGGCGCTACCTCGGCGAGGCGATCACGCACGCGTGCGGCTTGCTGGGCATCGCGACGGCCGTCGTCGGCGGTTCGGCGACGAATTCGTGGGCGCTGCTCGAGAAACCGATACAGGAGGCGCTGCTGGCGCACCCGCTGCTGTCGGGGTCACCGGTGGACGTCCGGCCGGCGAGGGGCGGCGCGAAGGCCGTCGCGCTCGGTGCGGTCGCGCTGGCGCGCTCCTTCCGTCCTGAGTAG